In Musa acuminata AAA Group cultivar baxijiao chromosome BXJ3-11, Cavendish_Baxijiao_AAA, whole genome shotgun sequence, one DNA window encodes the following:
- the LOC103972124 gene encoding uncharacterized protein LOC103972124 isoform X2 translates to MELRRWGFLLLVASSIQFISISFPARGQPSNSQEVRGEGYCSMYGICGQRSDGKVLSCPNRTHSVKPDKVLSSKIQSLCPTISGNVCCSPDQFDILRGQVQQVIPLLVGCPACLRNFLNLFCELVCSPNQSLFTNVTSVKKVNGNRMAVDAIDFYVTHYFGEQLFNSCKDVKFGTMNTRAMDFIGAGAKNYPEWFAYLGHQANSNEPGSPYAITFRSKSNDSSGMMPMNVTAYSCVDSSLGCSCGDCPSSSVCFDSLPPAPHVKQFCSIKIVSLKVKCLDLSLAIGYLFLISAFLLWGFVYRKERTDTLRTKPSINVNEESKLNSDEKQEILCISQISEAPPVVKAQQPVAQRYMSNFFRKYGSFVSKHPTLVLCLSLAVPLLLCLGLIHFEVETRPEKLWVGPGSKTAKEKQFFDSTLAPFYRIEQLILASILDSNGERAPSIVTDKNLKLLFELQKKVDGLRANYSGSMVSLTDICLKPLGRNCATQSVLQYFKMDPQNYDAYGGLDHVQYCFQHFSSAEKCLSEFQAPLDPSTALGGFSGSNYSEALAFVITYPVNNELDKKSTEYAKSVAWEKAFIRLMQDELVPMVQPQNLTLSFSSESSIEEELKRESTADVITILVSYLVMFAYISITLGDRCQLSSSFVSSKVLLGLSGVVLVMLSVLGSVGFYSIIGVKSTLIIMEVIPFLVLAVGVDNMCILVHAVKRQPLELVLEERISNALVEVGPSITLASLSEVMAFAVGSFIPMPACRVFSMFAALAVLLDFILQVTAFVSLIIFDFLRAEDDRVDCVPCIRLASSSSADEGIVKQDLGLLTRYMKDVHAPLLSLQGVKIVVVAVFFGFAFASIALCTRVQPGLEQKVVLPRDSYLQSYFDDIAKYLRVGPPLYFVLKDFNYSLESRNTNQICSISQCDPNSFLNEITKASLVPSSSYIAKPAASWLDDFLIWLSPEAFSCCREFLNGSYCPPDDQPPCCQPNDGLCTTGVECKDCTTCFLYSDLHDGRPSTVQFMEKLPWFLSALPSSNCAKGGKGAYTNSVNISGYESGIIQASAFRTYHTPLSKQSDYVNSMKSARDFSSKLSDSLKMEIFPYSVFYIFFEQYLDIWRTALINISIGLGAVFIVCLILTSSIWITAIILLVLTMIIIDMLGVMAILDIQLNAISVVNLVMSIGIAVEFCVHVMHAFLVNSGDRGSRTKVAVSTMGASVFSGITLTKLVGVIVLRFSKSEVFVVYFFQMYMALILIGFLHGLVFLPVILSICGPPPRSTLDNSD, encoded by the exons ACACACTCTGTGAAG CCAGACAAGGTGCTTTCTTCAAAGATCCAGAGTTTGTGCCCAACAATCAGTGGCAACGTGTGTTGTTCTCCGGATCAGTTTGACATATTACGTGGCCAAGTCCAGCAA GTAATTCCCCTTCTTGTGGGTTGCCCAGCTTGCTTGAGAAACTTTTTGAATCTCTTTTGTGAGCTTGTTTGCTCTCCCAATCAAAGCCTATTTACTAATGTGACATCAGTCAAGAAG GTGAATGGTAATAGGATGGCTGTTGATGCAATAGATTTTTATGTAACTCATTACTTTGGAGAGCAATTATTTAACTCATGCAAGGATGTGAAGTTTGGTACTATGAATACTCGTGCAATGGATTTTATTGGTGCTGGCGCCAAAAATTATCCTG AGTGGTTTGCATATCTTGGTCATCAAGCAAATTCTAATGAACCTGGCTCACCCTATGCAATTACTTTTCGATCAAAGTCTAATGACTCATCTGGAATGATGCCTATGAATGTAACTGCTTATTCATGTGTTGACTCttctttgggctgttcttgtggtgATTGTCCTTCATCTTCTGTATGCTTTGATTCTTTGCCACCAGCTCCACATGTGAAACAATTTTGTTCAATCAAAATTGTTTCTTTAAAG GTCAAATGTTTGGATTTGTCATTAGCAATTGGGTACCTTTTCTTAATTTCTGCTTTTCTACTATGGGGTTTTGTATACAGAAAAGAAAGAACTGATACCTTAAGAACAAAACCTTCAATCAATGTGAATGAAGAGAGCAAGCTCAATTCTGATGAAAAGCAGGAAATTCTTTGCATTTCACAG aTATCTGAAGCACCTCCAGTAGTTAAGGCACAGCAACCTGTTGCTCAACGTTATATGTCAAACTTCTTCAG GAAGTATGGAAGTTTTGTTTCCAAACATCCAACTCTTGTTTTGTGCTTATCATTGGCTGTTCCTCTTCTTCTATGCCTAGGACTTATCCATTTCGAGGTGGAAACTCGTCCTGAGAAG CTATGGGTTGGTCCTGGAAGTAAGACTgcaaaagaaaaacaattttttgaTAGCACCCTTGCTCCTTTCTACAGAATTGAACAG CTTATATTAGCAAGTATTCTGGATTCAAATGGTGAGAGAGCACCAAGTATTGTGACTGACAAAAACCTAAAGTTACTTTTTGAATTACAAAAGAAG gtTGATGGGCTTCGTGCAAATTATTCTGGATCCATGGTTTCCCTAACTGATATCTGCTTGAAGCCACTTGGTAGAAATTGCGCCACTCAGAGTGTTCTGCAG TATTTCAAAATGGATCCCCAAAACTATGATGCATATGGAGGTTTAGACCATGTTCAATACTGTTTTCAG CATTTCTCTTCTGCCGAAAAATGCTTGAGTGAGTTTCAAGCTCCTCTTGATCCCAGCACAGCATTAGGGGGATTTTCAGGAAGTAATTACTCAGAG GCCTTGGCTTTTGTAATAACTTATCCCGTGAACAATGAGCTTGATAAAAAAAGCACTGAATATGCAAAGTCTGTTGCCTGGGAGAAGGCTTTCATTCGCTTAATGCAG GATGAGCTTGTACCAATGGTGCAGCCACAGAATCTTACACTTTCTTTTTCATCAGAAAGCTCTATTGAGGAAGAATTAAAAAGAGAAAGTACTGCTGATGTGATAACTATATTG GTGAGCTATCTTGTAATGTTTGCTTACATATCCATCACACTGGGAGACAGATGTCAATTGTCATCTTCCTTTGTTTCTTCTAAG gtgCTTCTTGGCCTGTCTGGAGTAGTTCTGGTTATGCTTTCTGTTCTTGGATCAGTTGGGTTCTATAGTATCATTGGAGTTAAGTCGACACTCATCATAATGGAAGTGATACCTTTTCTTGTTTTGGCT GTTGGAGTGGATAACATGTGTATTCTTGTACATGCTGTTAAACGCCAACCATTAGAGTTGGTTTTAGAAGAACGGATAAGTAATGCACTCGTGGAAGTTGGGCCATCTATCACCCTTGCTAGTTTGTCTGAAGTTATGGCCTTTGCTGTGGGTAGTTTTATACCAATGCCTGCATGTCGTGTTTTCTCCATGTTTGCTG CATTGGCTGTTCTACTGGATTTCATTTTGCAAGTTACAGCTTTTGTTTCTCTGATAATCTTTGACTTCTTAAGAGCTGAAGATGACAGAGTTGATTGTGTTCCATGTATTAGACTTGCATCAAGCAGCAGCGCAGATGAAG GTATTGTCAAACAGGATCTTGGGTTGCTCACACGCTATATGAAG GATGTCCATGCACCTCTTCTTAGCCTTCAAGGAGTCAAGATTGTTGTAGTTGCTGTATTCTTTGGCTTTGCTTTTGCAAGCATT GCTCTATGTACCCGAGTTCAACCTGGTCTGGAGCAGAAAGTTGTCCTTCCCCGTGATTCATATCTGCAG agttattttgatgatattgCAAAGTATCTCAGAGTGGGACCACCATTATACTTTGTTCTAAAGGACTTCAACTACAG CTTGGAAtcaagaaatacaaaccaaataTGTTCGATCAGCCAGTGTGATCCAAACTCTTTCTTGAATGAG ATTACAAAAGCATCATTGGTGCCATCATCAAGTTATATCGCTAAACCTGCTGCTTCATGGCTAGATGATTTTCTTATTTGGTTATCCCCTGAAGCATTTAGCTGCTGTCGGGAGTTTTTGAATGGGAGCTATTGCCCCCCAGATGATCAG CCTCCTTGTTGCCAACCAAATGATGGATTATGTACAACTGGTGTTGAATGCAAAGACTGTACAACG TGCTTCCTCTATTCAGATTTGCATGATGGCCGACCATCAACAGTGCAATTCATGGAAAAGCTTCCATGGTTTCTCAGTGCTCTGCCATCTTCTAATTGTGCCAAGGGTGGTAAAGGAGCTTACACAAACAGTGTGAATATCTCCG GCTATGAGAGTGGTATAATTCAAGCATCAGCTTTCCGTACTTATCATACACCACTTAGTAAACAA AGTGACTATGTGAACTCGATGAAATCTGCACGGGATTTTAGCTCTAAGTTGTCTGATTCACTGAAG ATGGAAATCTTTCCCTATTCAGTGTTCTACATATTTTTTGAGCAATATTTAGATATATGGAGGACCGCTTTGATCAACATCTCAATCGGCCTAG GTGCTGTATTTATTGTTTGCCTGATTCTCACTAGCAG CATATGGATCACAGCGATAATATTATTGGTCTTGACAAtgattattattgatatgctg GGAGTCATGGCTATCCTGGACATTCAATTGAATGCAATTTCTGTTGTAAACCTTGTGATGTCAATAGGAATTGCTGTCGAGTTTTGTGTTCACGTAATGCATGCCTTCTTG GTAAACAGTGGGGATAGAGGATCTCGAACCAAAGTGGCTGTGTCTACCATGGGTGCTTCAGTATTCAG TGGGATTACCCTTACGAAGCTAGTCGGAGTTATTGTCTTGCGTTTCTCAAAATCTGAAGTTTTTGTG GTTTACTTCTTCCAAATGTATATGGCATTGATCCTCATCGGATTCTTGCATGGACTAGTGTTTCTCCCG GTGATCTTGAGCATCTGTGGTCCTCCTCCAAGGTCTACGTTGGACAACTCAGACTAG
- the LOC103972124 gene encoding uncharacterized protein LOC103972124 isoform X5 produces the protein MELRRWGFLLLVASSIQFISISFPARGQPSNSQEVRGEGYCSMYGICGQRSDGKVLSCPNRTHSVKPDKVLSSKIQSLCPTISGNVCCSPDQFDILRGQVQQVIPLLVGCPACLRNFLNLFCELVCSPNQSLFTNVTSVKKVNGNRMAVDAIDFYVTHYFGEQLFNSCKDVKFGTMNTRAMDFIGAGAKNYPEWFAYLGHQANSNEPGSPYAITFRSKSNDSSGMMPMNVTAYSCVDSSLGCSCGDCPSSSVCFDSLPPAPHVKQFCSIKIVSLKVKCLDLSLAIGYLFLISAFLLWGFVYRKERTDTLRTKPSINVNEESKLNSDEKQEILCISQISEAPPVVKAQQPVAQRYMSNFFRKYGSFVSKHPTLVLCLSLAVPLLLCLGLIHFEVETRPEKLWVGPGSKTAKEKQFFDSTLAPFYRIEQLILASILDSNGERAPSIVTDKNLKLLFELQKKVDGLRANYSGSMVSLTDICLKPLGRNCATQSVLQYFKMDPQNYDAYGGLDHVQYCFQHFSSAEKCLSEFQAPLDPSTALGGFSGSNYSEALAFVITYPVNNELDKKSTEYAKSVAWEKAFIRLMQDELVPMVQPQNLTLSFSSESSIEEELKRESTADVITILVSYLVMFAYISITLGDRCQLSSSFVSSKVLLGLSGVVLVMLSVLGSVGFYSIIGVKSTLIIMEVIPFLVLAVGVDNMCILVHAVKRQPLELVLEERISNALVEVGPSITLASLSEVMAFAVGSFIPMPACRVFSMFAALAVLLDFILQVTAFVSLIIFDFLRAEDDRVDCVPCIRLASSSSADEGIVKQDLGLLTRYMKDVHAPLLSLQGVKIVVVAVFFGFAFASIALCTRVQPGLEQKVVLPRDSYLQSYFDDIAKYLRVGPPLYFVLKDFNYSLESRNTNQICSISQCDPNSFLNEITKASLVPSSSYIAKPAASWLDDFLIWLSPEAFSCCREFLNGSYCPPDDQPPCCQPNDGLCTTGVECKDCTTCFLYSDLHDGRPSTVQFMEKLPWFLSALPSSNCAKGGKGAYTNSVNISALLKVISWSLLNMLFLTSE, from the exons ACACACTCTGTGAAG CCAGACAAGGTGCTTTCTTCAAAGATCCAGAGTTTGTGCCCAACAATCAGTGGCAACGTGTGTTGTTCTCCGGATCAGTTTGACATATTACGTGGCCAAGTCCAGCAA GTAATTCCCCTTCTTGTGGGTTGCCCAGCTTGCTTGAGAAACTTTTTGAATCTCTTTTGTGAGCTTGTTTGCTCTCCCAATCAAAGCCTATTTACTAATGTGACATCAGTCAAGAAG GTGAATGGTAATAGGATGGCTGTTGATGCAATAGATTTTTATGTAACTCATTACTTTGGAGAGCAATTATTTAACTCATGCAAGGATGTGAAGTTTGGTACTATGAATACTCGTGCAATGGATTTTATTGGTGCTGGCGCCAAAAATTATCCTG AGTGGTTTGCATATCTTGGTCATCAAGCAAATTCTAATGAACCTGGCTCACCCTATGCAATTACTTTTCGATCAAAGTCTAATGACTCATCTGGAATGATGCCTATGAATGTAACTGCTTATTCATGTGTTGACTCttctttgggctgttcttgtggtgATTGTCCTTCATCTTCTGTATGCTTTGATTCTTTGCCACCAGCTCCACATGTGAAACAATTTTGTTCAATCAAAATTGTTTCTTTAAAG GTCAAATGTTTGGATTTGTCATTAGCAATTGGGTACCTTTTCTTAATTTCTGCTTTTCTACTATGGGGTTTTGTATACAGAAAAGAAAGAACTGATACCTTAAGAACAAAACCTTCAATCAATGTGAATGAAGAGAGCAAGCTCAATTCTGATGAAAAGCAGGAAATTCTTTGCATTTCACAG aTATCTGAAGCACCTCCAGTAGTTAAGGCACAGCAACCTGTTGCTCAACGTTATATGTCAAACTTCTTCAG GAAGTATGGAAGTTTTGTTTCCAAACATCCAACTCTTGTTTTGTGCTTATCATTGGCTGTTCCTCTTCTTCTATGCCTAGGACTTATCCATTTCGAGGTGGAAACTCGTCCTGAGAAG CTATGGGTTGGTCCTGGAAGTAAGACTgcaaaagaaaaacaattttttgaTAGCACCCTTGCTCCTTTCTACAGAATTGAACAG CTTATATTAGCAAGTATTCTGGATTCAAATGGTGAGAGAGCACCAAGTATTGTGACTGACAAAAACCTAAAGTTACTTTTTGAATTACAAAAGAAG gtTGATGGGCTTCGTGCAAATTATTCTGGATCCATGGTTTCCCTAACTGATATCTGCTTGAAGCCACTTGGTAGAAATTGCGCCACTCAGAGTGTTCTGCAG TATTTCAAAATGGATCCCCAAAACTATGATGCATATGGAGGTTTAGACCATGTTCAATACTGTTTTCAG CATTTCTCTTCTGCCGAAAAATGCTTGAGTGAGTTTCAAGCTCCTCTTGATCCCAGCACAGCATTAGGGGGATTTTCAGGAAGTAATTACTCAGAG GCCTTGGCTTTTGTAATAACTTATCCCGTGAACAATGAGCTTGATAAAAAAAGCACTGAATATGCAAAGTCTGTTGCCTGGGAGAAGGCTTTCATTCGCTTAATGCAG GATGAGCTTGTACCAATGGTGCAGCCACAGAATCTTACACTTTCTTTTTCATCAGAAAGCTCTATTGAGGAAGAATTAAAAAGAGAAAGTACTGCTGATGTGATAACTATATTG GTGAGCTATCTTGTAATGTTTGCTTACATATCCATCACACTGGGAGACAGATGTCAATTGTCATCTTCCTTTGTTTCTTCTAAG gtgCTTCTTGGCCTGTCTGGAGTAGTTCTGGTTATGCTTTCTGTTCTTGGATCAGTTGGGTTCTATAGTATCATTGGAGTTAAGTCGACACTCATCATAATGGAAGTGATACCTTTTCTTGTTTTGGCT GTTGGAGTGGATAACATGTGTATTCTTGTACATGCTGTTAAACGCCAACCATTAGAGTTGGTTTTAGAAGAACGGATAAGTAATGCACTCGTGGAAGTTGGGCCATCTATCACCCTTGCTAGTTTGTCTGAAGTTATGGCCTTTGCTGTGGGTAGTTTTATACCAATGCCTGCATGTCGTGTTTTCTCCATGTTTGCTG CATTGGCTGTTCTACTGGATTTCATTTTGCAAGTTACAGCTTTTGTTTCTCTGATAATCTTTGACTTCTTAAGAGCTGAAGATGACAGAGTTGATTGTGTTCCATGTATTAGACTTGCATCAAGCAGCAGCGCAGATGAAG GTATTGTCAAACAGGATCTTGGGTTGCTCACACGCTATATGAAG GATGTCCATGCACCTCTTCTTAGCCTTCAAGGAGTCAAGATTGTTGTAGTTGCTGTATTCTTTGGCTTTGCTTTTGCAAGCATT GCTCTATGTACCCGAGTTCAACCTGGTCTGGAGCAGAAAGTTGTCCTTCCCCGTGATTCATATCTGCAG agttattttgatgatattgCAAAGTATCTCAGAGTGGGACCACCATTATACTTTGTTCTAAAGGACTTCAACTACAG CTTGGAAtcaagaaatacaaaccaaataTGTTCGATCAGCCAGTGTGATCCAAACTCTTTCTTGAATGAG ATTACAAAAGCATCATTGGTGCCATCATCAAGTTATATCGCTAAACCTGCTGCTTCATGGCTAGATGATTTTCTTATTTGGTTATCCCCTGAAGCATTTAGCTGCTGTCGGGAGTTTTTGAATGGGAGCTATTGCCCCCCAGATGATCAG CCTCCTTGTTGCCAACCAAATGATGGATTATGTACAACTGGTGTTGAATGCAAAGACTGTACAACG TGCTTCCTCTATTCAGATTTGCATGATGGCCGACCATCAACAGTGCAATTCATGGAAAAGCTTCCATGGTTTCTCAGTGCTCTGCCATCTTCTAATTGTGCCAAGGGTGGTAAAGGAGCTTACACAAACAGTGTGAATATCTCCG CTTTGCTAAAGGTCATTTCTTGGAGCTTACTTAATATGCTGTTTCTCACTTCAGAGTGA
- the LOC103972124 gene encoding uncharacterized protein LOC103972124 isoform X1, with the protein MELRRWGFLLLVASSIQFISISFPARGQPSNSQEVRGEGYCSMYGICGQRSDGKVLSCPNRTHSVKPDKVLSSKIQSLCPTISGNVCCSPDQFDILRGQVQQVIPLLVGCPACLRNFLNLFCELVCSPNQSLFTNVTSVKKVNGNRMAVDAIDFYVTHYFGEQLFNSCKDVKFGTMNTRAMDFIGAGAKNYPEWFAYLGHQANSNEPGSPYAITFRSKSNDSSGMMPMNVTAYSCVDSSLGCSCGDCPSSSVCFDSLPPAPHVKQFCSIKIVSLKVKCLDLSLAIGYLFLISAFLLWGFVYRKERTDTLRTKPSINVNEESKLNSDEKQEILCISQISEAPPVVKAQQPVAQRYMSNFFRKYGSFVSKHPTLVLCLSLAVPLLLCLGLIHFEVETRPEKLWVGPGSKTAKEKQFFDSTLAPFYRIEQLILASILDSNGERAPSIVTDKNLKLLFELQKKVDGLRANYSGSMVSLTDICLKPLGRNCATQSVLQYFKMDPQNYDAYGGLDHVQYCFQHFSSAEKCLSEFQAPLDPSTALGGFSGSNYSEALAFVITYPVNNELDKKSTEYAKSVAWEKAFIRLMQDELVPMVQPQNLTLSFSSESSIEEELKRESTADVITILVSYLVMFAYISITLGDRCQLSSSFVSSKVLLGLSGVVLVMLSVLGSVGFYSIIGVKSTLIIMEVIPFLVLAVGVDNMCILVHAVKRQPLELVLEERISNALVEVGPSITLASLSEVMAFAVGSFIPMPACRVFSMFAALAVLLDFILQVTAFVSLIIFDFLRAEDDRVDCVPCIRLASSSSADEGIVKQDLGLLTRYMKDVHAPLLSLQGVKIVVVAVFFGFAFASIALCTRVQPGLEQKVVLPRDSYLQSYFDDIAKYLRVGPPLYFVLKDFNYSLESRNTNQICSISQCDPNSFLNEITKASLVPSSSYIAKPAASWLDDFLIWLSPEAFSCCREFLNGSYCPPDDQPPCCQPNDGLCTTGVECKDCTTCFLYSDLHDGRPSTVQFMEKLPWFLSALPSSNCAKGGKGAYTNSVNISGYESGIIQASAFRTYHTPLSKQSDYVNSMKSARDFSSKLSDSLKMEIFPYSVFYIFFEQYLDIWRTALINISIGLDLLIGAVFIVCLILTSSIWITAIILLVLTMIIIDMLGVMAILDIQLNAISVVNLVMSIGIAVEFCVHVMHAFLVNSGDRGSRTKVAVSTMGASVFSGITLTKLVGVIVLRFSKSEVFVVYFFQMYMALILIGFLHGLVFLPVILSICGPPPRSTLDNSD; encoded by the exons ACACACTCTGTGAAG CCAGACAAGGTGCTTTCTTCAAAGATCCAGAGTTTGTGCCCAACAATCAGTGGCAACGTGTGTTGTTCTCCGGATCAGTTTGACATATTACGTGGCCAAGTCCAGCAA GTAATTCCCCTTCTTGTGGGTTGCCCAGCTTGCTTGAGAAACTTTTTGAATCTCTTTTGTGAGCTTGTTTGCTCTCCCAATCAAAGCCTATTTACTAATGTGACATCAGTCAAGAAG GTGAATGGTAATAGGATGGCTGTTGATGCAATAGATTTTTATGTAACTCATTACTTTGGAGAGCAATTATTTAACTCATGCAAGGATGTGAAGTTTGGTACTATGAATACTCGTGCAATGGATTTTATTGGTGCTGGCGCCAAAAATTATCCTG AGTGGTTTGCATATCTTGGTCATCAAGCAAATTCTAATGAACCTGGCTCACCCTATGCAATTACTTTTCGATCAAAGTCTAATGACTCATCTGGAATGATGCCTATGAATGTAACTGCTTATTCATGTGTTGACTCttctttgggctgttcttgtggtgATTGTCCTTCATCTTCTGTATGCTTTGATTCTTTGCCACCAGCTCCACATGTGAAACAATTTTGTTCAATCAAAATTGTTTCTTTAAAG GTCAAATGTTTGGATTTGTCATTAGCAATTGGGTACCTTTTCTTAATTTCTGCTTTTCTACTATGGGGTTTTGTATACAGAAAAGAAAGAACTGATACCTTAAGAACAAAACCTTCAATCAATGTGAATGAAGAGAGCAAGCTCAATTCTGATGAAAAGCAGGAAATTCTTTGCATTTCACAG aTATCTGAAGCACCTCCAGTAGTTAAGGCACAGCAACCTGTTGCTCAACGTTATATGTCAAACTTCTTCAG GAAGTATGGAAGTTTTGTTTCCAAACATCCAACTCTTGTTTTGTGCTTATCATTGGCTGTTCCTCTTCTTCTATGCCTAGGACTTATCCATTTCGAGGTGGAAACTCGTCCTGAGAAG CTATGGGTTGGTCCTGGAAGTAAGACTgcaaaagaaaaacaattttttgaTAGCACCCTTGCTCCTTTCTACAGAATTGAACAG CTTATATTAGCAAGTATTCTGGATTCAAATGGTGAGAGAGCACCAAGTATTGTGACTGACAAAAACCTAAAGTTACTTTTTGAATTACAAAAGAAG gtTGATGGGCTTCGTGCAAATTATTCTGGATCCATGGTTTCCCTAACTGATATCTGCTTGAAGCCACTTGGTAGAAATTGCGCCACTCAGAGTGTTCTGCAG TATTTCAAAATGGATCCCCAAAACTATGATGCATATGGAGGTTTAGACCATGTTCAATACTGTTTTCAG CATTTCTCTTCTGCCGAAAAATGCTTGAGTGAGTTTCAAGCTCCTCTTGATCCCAGCACAGCATTAGGGGGATTTTCAGGAAGTAATTACTCAGAG GCCTTGGCTTTTGTAATAACTTATCCCGTGAACAATGAGCTTGATAAAAAAAGCACTGAATATGCAAAGTCTGTTGCCTGGGAGAAGGCTTTCATTCGCTTAATGCAG GATGAGCTTGTACCAATGGTGCAGCCACAGAATCTTACACTTTCTTTTTCATCAGAAAGCTCTATTGAGGAAGAATTAAAAAGAGAAAGTACTGCTGATGTGATAACTATATTG GTGAGCTATCTTGTAATGTTTGCTTACATATCCATCACACTGGGAGACAGATGTCAATTGTCATCTTCCTTTGTTTCTTCTAAG gtgCTTCTTGGCCTGTCTGGAGTAGTTCTGGTTATGCTTTCTGTTCTTGGATCAGTTGGGTTCTATAGTATCATTGGAGTTAAGTCGACACTCATCATAATGGAAGTGATACCTTTTCTTGTTTTGGCT GTTGGAGTGGATAACATGTGTATTCTTGTACATGCTGTTAAACGCCAACCATTAGAGTTGGTTTTAGAAGAACGGATAAGTAATGCACTCGTGGAAGTTGGGCCATCTATCACCCTTGCTAGTTTGTCTGAAGTTATGGCCTTTGCTGTGGGTAGTTTTATACCAATGCCTGCATGTCGTGTTTTCTCCATGTTTGCTG CATTGGCTGTTCTACTGGATTTCATTTTGCAAGTTACAGCTTTTGTTTCTCTGATAATCTTTGACTTCTTAAGAGCTGAAGATGACAGAGTTGATTGTGTTCCATGTATTAGACTTGCATCAAGCAGCAGCGCAGATGAAG GTATTGTCAAACAGGATCTTGGGTTGCTCACACGCTATATGAAG GATGTCCATGCACCTCTTCTTAGCCTTCAAGGAGTCAAGATTGTTGTAGTTGCTGTATTCTTTGGCTTTGCTTTTGCAAGCATT GCTCTATGTACCCGAGTTCAACCTGGTCTGGAGCAGAAAGTTGTCCTTCCCCGTGATTCATATCTGCAG agttattttgatgatattgCAAAGTATCTCAGAGTGGGACCACCATTATACTTTGTTCTAAAGGACTTCAACTACAG CTTGGAAtcaagaaatacaaaccaaataTGTTCGATCAGCCAGTGTGATCCAAACTCTTTCTTGAATGAG ATTACAAAAGCATCATTGGTGCCATCATCAAGTTATATCGCTAAACCTGCTGCTTCATGGCTAGATGATTTTCTTATTTGGTTATCCCCTGAAGCATTTAGCTGCTGTCGGGAGTTTTTGAATGGGAGCTATTGCCCCCCAGATGATCAG CCTCCTTGTTGCCAACCAAATGATGGATTATGTACAACTGGTGTTGAATGCAAAGACTGTACAACG TGCTTCCTCTATTCAGATTTGCATGATGGCCGACCATCAACAGTGCAATTCATGGAAAAGCTTCCATGGTTTCTCAGTGCTCTGCCATCTTCTAATTGTGCCAAGGGTGGTAAAGGAGCTTACACAAACAGTGTGAATATCTCCG GCTATGAGAGTGGTATAATTCAAGCATCAGCTTTCCGTACTTATCATACACCACTTAGTAAACAA AGTGACTATGTGAACTCGATGAAATCTGCACGGGATTTTAGCTCTAAGTTGTCTGATTCACTGAAG ATGGAAATCTTTCCCTATTCAGTGTTCTACATATTTTTTGAGCAATATTTAGATATATGGAGGACCGCTTTGATCAACATCTCAATCGGCCTAG ATTTGTTGATAGGTGCTGTATTTATTGTTTGCCTGATTCTCACTAGCAG CATATGGATCACAGCGATAATATTATTGGTCTTGACAAtgattattattgatatgctg GGAGTCATGGCTATCCTGGACATTCAATTGAATGCAATTTCTGTTGTAAACCTTGTGATGTCAATAGGAATTGCTGTCGAGTTTTGTGTTCACGTAATGCATGCCTTCTTG GTAAACAGTGGGGATAGAGGATCTCGAACCAAAGTGGCTGTGTCTACCATGGGTGCTTCAGTATTCAG TGGGATTACCCTTACGAAGCTAGTCGGAGTTATTGTCTTGCGTTTCTCAAAATCTGAAGTTTTTGTG GTTTACTTCTTCCAAATGTATATGGCATTGATCCTCATCGGATTCTTGCATGGACTAGTGTTTCTCCCG GTGATCTTGAGCATCTGTGGTCCTCCTCCAAGGTCTACGTTGGACAACTCAGACTAG